The bacterium genome includes a window with the following:
- a CDS encoding amidohydrolase family protein — translation MSLDSIKKSLLTEIEAFEIIDCHEHLGPENKRTGSEVDVFNLFSHYTGGDMGVAGINEENRKALFNQNIPLDYRWSIFEPYWENFRYTSYAQASLIAASKFYGADDINKNTYQAITDAMKKANTPGIYERVLRKACNIRTSLTMCDDPKVISDTPLLTGLVSMPQIWDHQNLNWLLHPVFDQDACIRSLDDYLDVGRNYIKTKKAEGAVGMKMVSNPFEAPDRQEAIRIFNNILFNGGKAEGITLRSYIIDEMIKYCGQIDLPVAVHTGYWGDFRNLDPLHMIPMLQRHPNVKFDIFHLGYPWIRETIMLGKSFPNVWLNLCWAHIISKKATFEALDEIIDTVPVNKILGFGGDYLPSAVEKVYGHLSIARDNIAGVLAGRVAANHMTESQAITIAKKWLWDNPNELYKLGF, via the coding sequence ATGTCTTTGGATAGCATTAAAAAAAGCCTTCTAACTGAAATTGAGGCGTTTGAGATAATTGATTGTCATGAGCACCTTGGGCCGGAGAATAAACGGACGGGCTCCGAAGTGGATGTGTTTAACCTTTTTAGCCACTATACCGGTGGTGATATGGGTGTGGCGGGAATAAATGAAGAGAACCGTAAAGCCCTCTTCAACCAAAACATCCCTCTGGATTACCGATGGAGTATTTTCGAGCCTTATTGGGAGAATTTCCGCTATACCTCTTATGCCCAGGCGTCGTTGATTGCGGCTAGCAAGTTCTATGGCGCGGATGATATTAATAAAAACACTTATCAAGCCATCACTGATGCGATGAAGAAAGCCAACACGCCTGGCATTTATGAGCGAGTGCTGCGTAAAGCATGCAATATCCGCACCAGCCTTACCATGTGCGATGATCCGAAGGTCATCAGCGATACGCCGCTCCTTACCGGATTAGTGTCGATGCCTCAGATTTGGGATCATCAAAACTTGAACTGGTTGCTGCATCCTGTGTTTGATCAGGATGCCTGCATTCGATCCCTCGATGATTACCTCGATGTCGGCCGTAACTATATTAAGACTAAAAAAGCCGAAGGCGCAGTGGGGATGAAGATGGTTTCGAATCCTTTCGAAGCCCCCGATCGGCAAGAGGCGATTCGCATATTCAATAACATCCTCTTCAACGGAGGAAAGGCAGAAGGCATCACCCTTCGAAGCTATATCATCGACGAGATGATTAAATATTGCGGGCAAATTGATTTGCCAGTAGCCGTTCATACAGGATACTGGGGCGACTTCCGTAATCTCGACCCCTTGCACATGATTCCCATGCTCCAAAGACATCCCAACGTCAAATTCGATATCTTCCATCTGGGTTATCCGTGGATTAGGGAGACCATCATGCTGGGTAAAAGCTTCCCCAACGTCTGGCTGAACCTCTGCTGGGCTCACATCATCTCCAAAAAAGCCACCTTCGAAGCCCTGGACGAAATCATCGACACCGTCCCCGTTAATAAAATCCTAGGCTTCGGCGGCGACTACCTCCCCTCTGCCGTAGAAAAAGTCTATGGCCACTTATCCATTGCCCGAGACAACATCGCAGGAGTATTGGCTGGAAGAGTAGCCGCCAACCACATGACAGAATCCCAGGCAATAACTATCGCCAAAAAGTGGCTATGGGACAACCCGAACGAATTGTACAAGTTGGGGTTTTAA
- a CDS encoding type II secretion system protein: MLRRVGFTLIELLVVIAIIVVLAAILFPVFAAAREKSRTISCTSNMRQLGIAVMAYVQDNSSAYPPSTNYATPTGSPSRVWMALVETYVKNEGVFMCPSAKQPSFQRTWSQRGYLSVGYTSQTAFDPTSVEGFPTVLREAALLFPTNTPLFADTPNAPAGQAMGKYRGYVFDPCSGNLSNADQSLIPPLTGDTDIVAANPNLTPGQLKPIFARHHSDKCGNGRVQLILADGHAQSYTANSINAMDKGANLIWRFRGLCPY; this comes from the coding sequence GTGTTGAGGCGCGTTGGTTTCACTTTGATAGAGTTATTGGTAGTGATTGCTATTATTGTTGTACTTGCTGCTATCCTTTTCCCTGTATTTGCTGCGGCGCGTGAGAAGTCACGTACGATATCATGCACCTCTAATATGAGACAACTTGGAATCGCGGTGATGGCTTACGTTCAAGATAATTCATCGGCCTACCCACCCTCGACTAACTATGCGACTCCAACAGGTTCCCCTTCACGAGTTTGGATGGCTTTGGTTGAAACATATGTTAAGAATGAAGGCGTTTTTATGTGCCCCAGCGCAAAACAACCGTCATTTCAGCGGACATGGTCTCAAAGAGGTTACCTCTCGGTCGGCTATACATCACAAACGGCATTCGATCCGACATCTGTAGAAGGGTTTCCAACAGTTCTGCGTGAGGCAGCGCTGTTATTTCCCACCAATACTCCGCTTTTTGCCGACACACCAAATGCTCCAGCGGGGCAAGCGATGGGCAAATATCGAGGCTATGTATTCGATCCATGTTCGGGCAACCTGTCAAACGCTGATCAGAGTTTGATCCCTCCACTTACAGGTGATACAGATATTGTTGCAGCCAACCCGAACCTAACCCCCGGTCAGCTCAAACCTATCTTCGCTAGACACCACTCCGACAAATGTGGAAACGGACGCGTTCAACTCATCCTAGCAGACGGACATGCCCAAAGTTATACTGCCAACTCAATCAACGCAATGGACAAAGGGGCAAACCTCATATGGCGCTTCCGAGGCCTTTGCCCTTACTAA